A single genomic interval of Lathyrus oleraceus cultivar Zhongwan6 chromosome 7, CAAS_Psat_ZW6_1.0, whole genome shotgun sequence harbors:
- the LOC127103922 gene encoding uncharacterized protein LOC127103922, with protein sequence MATDASVSSIKLMNQDLVKLDRFDGTNYTRWQDKMTFLLTALKIQYVLDPDLEAIPEPTENDTDKVKKERKKRKEDELLCRGHILNTLSDRLYDLYTNTASAKEIWNALEFKFKVEEEGTKKFLISKYFDFKMLDSKPILAQVHELQVLMNKIKAVKIDILEAFQVGAIIAKLPPSWKGYRKKLLHSSEDFSLEKLQKHLRIEEEMKDREKTESAGFAKANVVAAKGKKKYDGMKNHLGPRKEHNKFKNSGGPKRTKNG encoded by the coding sequence ATGGCCACCGACGCTTCTGTTTCAAGCATCAAACTGATGAATCAGGACCTTGTTAAGTTAGATCGTTTCGATGGAACAAACTATACCCGCTGGCAAGACAAAATGACATTTCTCCTGACCGCCCTGAAAATTCAATATGTCTTGGATCCTGATCTGGAGGCAATTCCAGAACCAACTGAGAATGACACTGATAAAGTAAAAAAGGAGAGAAAGAAACGAAAAGAAGATGAACTGCTTTGTCGTGGACACATCTTGAACACATTATCTGATCGTCTCTATGATCTCTACACCAATACTGCATCCGCAAAGGAAATCTGGAACGCACTCGAATTCAAATTCAAGGTCGAAGAAGAAGGTACGAAAAAGTTTTTAATATCTAAATACTTTGATTTTAAGATGTTGGATTCCAAGCCGATTCTTGCACAAGTACACGAGTTACAGGTTCTCATGAATAAAATAAAAGCCGTGAAAATTGACATTCTTGAAGCATTCCAAGTCGGTGCAATAATAGCAAAATTGCCACCTTCGTGGAAAGGATACAGAAAGAAATTGCTGCATAGTTCTGAGGACTTTTCTTTGGAGAAACTTCAGAAACACCTTCGTATCGAGGAGGAAATGAAGGATCGAGAAAAAACTGAGTCTGCTGGATTTGCTAAAGCAAATGTTGTTGCCGCTAAAGGAAAGAAAAAATATGATGGCATGAAAAACCATCTCGGCCCAAGGAAAGAACACAACAAGTTCAAAAATTCTGGCGGACCAAAACGTACTAAAAATGGTTGA